In the Corvus cornix cornix isolate S_Up_H32 chromosome 20, ASM73873v5, whole genome shotgun sequence genome, one interval contains:
- the LOC120411090 gene encoding LOW QUALITY PROTEIN: E3 ubiquitin-protein ligase RNF182-like (The sequence of the model RefSeq protein was modified relative to this genomic sequence to represent the inferred CDS: inserted 2 bases in 1 codon) produces MAQPQSELGSPPVAPRXPELECQICYSRFDARARRPKLLRCGHRLCARCLRRIVPPGDALTPQLRCPFCRQHSPVPGGDVQQLQDDGEALALLTGGERAKKRGPPRSPEVLLCPSVLEPASSPDCLVVTILEVPEDVAPPESLGRLEVVRLYRPTSLGALPCHGPGQKWRSWGWRAIPRFILGVLCLLYFSSLPFGIYLLLIEHHSLGIILVSLVPSTLLLCIVYSLCQCLCLEVFGFPHS; encoded by the exons ATGGCCCAGCCACAGAGCGAACTGGGGTCCCCGCCGGTGGCACCCCG CCCCGAGCTGGAGTGCCAGATCTGCTACAGCCGCTTCGACGCCCGTGCCCGCAGGCCCAAGCTGCTCCGCTGCGGCCACCGCCTCTGTGCCCGCTGCCTGCGCAGGATTGTTCCCCCGGGGGACGCTTTAACCCCCCAGCTCCGTTGCCCCTTCTGCcgccagcacagcccagtgccGGGCGGGGAcgtgcagcagctgcaggatgacggtgaggcactggcactgctgaCAGGCGGTGAACGGGCCAAGAAACGGGGTCCACCCCGATCTCCTGAGGTGCTCCTCTGCCCCAGTGTGCTGGAGCCCGCATCCAGCCCCGACTGCCTGGTTGTCACCATCCTGGAGGTGCCAGAGGATGTGGCCCCACCAGAGAGCCTGGGCAGGCTGGAGGTGGTGCGGCTGTACCGCCCCACCAGCCTGGGTGCACTGCCCTGCCACGGCCCTGGGCAGAAGTGGCGCTCCTGGGGATGGCGAGCCATCCCCCGCTTCATCCTGGGCGTCCTCTGCCTCCTCTACTTCAGCTCCCTGCCCTTCGGCATCTACCTCCTGCTCATCGAGCACCACAGCCTGGGCATCATCCTGGTCAGCCTTGTGCCCTCCACCCTCCTTCTCTGCATTGTCTACAGCCTCTGCCAGTGCCTGTGCCTGGAGGTCTTTGGGTTCCCCCACTCCTGA
- the LOC120411092 gene encoding iroquois-class homeodomain protein IRX-6-like — protein sequence MAAPRGEKSPGQELGGCGGPWGTLRGPPQALLPCPYSYSCPCPILAGYSLLPPPLSLLTPLVSAPYEVPLGLPTEPGRAKAAAARESTGALKAWLARHPRNPYPSKGEKVMLAVVSR from the exons ATGGCAGCACCTCGGGGCGAGAAGAGTCCAGGACAAGagctggggggctgtggggggccTTGGGGGACCCTGCGGGGGCCACCCCAAGCCTTACTGCCCTGCCCCTACTCCTACTCCTGCCCCTGTCCTATTCTGGCCGGGTACAGCCTCCTGCCACCCCCTCTCAGCCTCCTGACACCCCTG GTCTCAGCACCCTATGAGGTGCCGCTGGGGCTGCCCACGGAGCCGGGGCGGGCGAAGGCGGCAGCAGCGCGGGAGAGCACTGGGGCACTGAAGGCCTGGCTGGCGCGACACCCCAGGAACCCCTATCCCAGCAAGGGGGAGAAGGTGATGCTGGCCGTGGTCAGCCGATGA